GATATGGCCCACGGAGACTTTGTTGACCCAGTGGACGCTGATGACGCGGACGCTGTGCTGGACGTCATGGCGGAGATCCTCAACGAGGTTTACCAGGGGCCAGCCAGGGCGGGCCGTATGAAAGCCAAACGTGAGGCAAACAAGCAGGAGACCGGGGCAGGGACGCCTTGAAAATCTTCATCAGCTGGTCCGGCGAGGAAAGCCAGCAGGTTGCACGCGCGCTGAAAGCGTTCTTGAAAAAGTTACTCCAGGCTACTGAGCCCTGGATGAGCGAAGTGGACATACAGCCTGGAACTCGATGGTCCGAACGCATCGCGTCTGAACTCCAACTGTCGCAGTTCGGAATCATCTGTGTCACGCCTGAAAACCGTTCCTCAGAATGGATTAATTTTGAGGCTGGCGCCCTCTCCATAGCCATGGGCGACTTGGACCGGAAAGTGGTCCCGCTGCTGATTGGTTTTGAGGAACGCGGGGACCTGCACCGGGGACCGCTGGGGCTTTTCAACGCTGTCCGATTCATGGAGGACGACGTATGGAAACTCGTTCTCACCCTCAACGGCGAACTGGAGGTCGGTCTCGACGGAAACGACCTCCGGGAACTGTTCGACGTATTTTGGCCGAAACTGGAGGTCGAGGTTGCCAAGCTCCAAGAGCTCGCCGGAACTCCAAAGCTACCCAAGAAAAGCCAGTCTGAGCTTACTCAGGAGATATTGGATACAGTTCTTGAGATCCAGCGTCAGCTGCAACTGCAATCCAAAGGTGACGAAAGCATCCCTCTGGCCGCGCTCCTTGCGGCCGCCGGGCCTACTTGGCCAACAGCAAGCCCCACACAGCGAGTGTCGGACAGGTATGTGGTGTCTGAGCGGCGACCGGACAAAGCGTTGACCACTCGGGAGAGGGAAATTGCGAGACTGGCACAATCTGGGATGAGTATCCGCGAGATAGCACAGCTACTGACGTTATCGAGCCGAACCGTTGAGGGTCACCTGTACCAGATTTTCGCCAAACTTGGCATTACATCATTCAGTGACTTACCCACCGACCGTGAATCTGGATCCGACAAGGACGCGTGATTCCTCCGGGTTCATATTGTGCGTTTTGAGGACGGCCGCACACGCGGCGTCGCTGCAAACCGTTGGCGCAGTTCGTCCAGACTGTTGCTGCCCTTAGTAGGGGTTGCGGTGGCCATGACGCGGCCCAGGTCCTTGAGCGTGGAGAGGTAGGCCGCGGATAGGCGAGTAGAGGGGTCCGCTCCGGCGGCGTCCATCTGTCCGGCCAGGGTGCGTACCAGTTCCACGAGGGCCGTGTGGCGGCCGTTGAGGATGCTCCCGGCCGCGGTGATGGTCGCCTCGACGGCGTCCAGGTGCTTACTCATTTGCTTGCTCCTTGTGGGTGAAAAAGTGCGGGGGGAGGGAAACCACTCTCACGGTGGAGTGGCCCGCCGTTTCAAACGTGGCGATCCGAACCCCCTACCCCTCACGGTGCCCCGCGGGGGCGTGTGGGGGGGGTACGGGAGCGCCCGCCAGCGGGTGGGGTGCTGGCGGGCGCTTTCTTGTTCCCTGGTGGCGCTGGCGGGCGTTGACGCCGGGCTAGAAGATGTTCCCCGACTGGTCCCGCCATCCGTCCGCGCTCTCAACACGGTGCGGTTGACGCCGCCGTGGCGGGGGCTTAGACGGTGACGAACGTTCCCTTGAGGACGGCGGAGGGCCTGCGGCATTCGAGAGAGAACCTTCCCTCGGTCCGCGCCTGCACCTGGTTGCGGGTGAATGCGTCGCCGGGCGTTCCCCATTCGGTAACAATTCCGGCGTCGCGGCCGATGACGGCGGCGCCCTCGCCCAGCAGGTAGTAGGAGTTGGCGGCCAGTGAGTTGGACAGGGCAACGGGTACGCCCCACGCCTTCCGTGTTTCGGCGTTGATGGCGCTGCCGGTGTCGAACTCGCCGGAGGCGTTCCGCTTGATCGTCAGCGCCTCCCAGTCCGCCGGGTTGAGGATGAACTGGACCGGAACCTCCCCAGCCGTTTCCAGCTTGGTGAGGGCCTTACGGAGTTCCACCAGTTTGTCCGTGTTGCCCGCGGTGGACGTGAACGTCTGAATGCCGGATGTGTTGGCCAGGCCGGTGAGGTTGTCCCCGGTGCCGTTGCCGCTGAGGACCTGGGTTTCCAGGGCGGTGAGGACGGACTGGGTAAGCTCCTGGCCCACCCAAGTCTGGAGGGCCTCCCCATCCGAGAGGACAAACTTGTCCATAAGTTCGCTGAGCGTCGCAATGACGGACAGCTTGCCGTCCTTTTTGACCAGGGACAGGACGGACGTGGGCTTGACGGCGCCGTTGGAGACAACGGCCGCGTTCTCGGTCCTGACGGACTGGGCCAGGTAAGAGTAGGCGGCGGGCCGCTCCACGCTGGGGATGGCCTCCAGGAACGACCGGAGCGGGCGTCCCAGGGTTACCGGAGTCGTGTCAATCAGAGGCGTGCCCACCACAACGGACCCGTTGGTGACCAGGGCCTTGGCGCCCTCCGGGGTGGTGCCTTTCATGGCGTATGTCAATGTGATGGCATGGGCCTTGGAGCCAAGGTCAAGGTACTGGGTGCCGTCGCCGGATTCACCCATCGGTCCCGCTGCCTCGGCAATGGCCTGGGTGAGGGACTTCTGGCCGCCTACGCGGGCAATGCTGGCGTCATAGCCCTTGATTTCAGCGTGGAGGCCCTCAACCTGGGTAACCTCCTGGTCCGTGAGGTCCCGGCCGCCGGACTTGGCGGCGTCAATGATGGCCTGGGCGGACTTGAGGGCGGCGGCACGCTTTACGTGAATGGACATTGTTTGCTCGTTTCGATGAGTGCTGAGGCGCCGCGGTCCACGCGGGACGGGCTGGCGCCGATGAGGGGTGACGCGGTGGTGAGCGGGCGGGCTGGTTACCGCTGGCGTCTGCCTGGTGCGTCATGAAACGAGACGGGTTCCGGGAGCTACTTACTCGCTGGTTACCGGGTTGCCCCGGCCTCCACAGCTTTAGCGTGCTCCGCTATGTGGCCTCAGTAGAGAGGATAGCCCGCGGGCCGGACAATTAACAGCCAGGCCCGCGGCGCGTCCTAGGGTTGCGTTTCCAGTTGATAGAGGCGCTCCAGGACGACGTCCACCCGGGGCGTCAGGACGCTGACCAGGACCACACGTCCGCCCGCGTAGTGCGGGGCCTCCAGCCCGCGCTCCATGAGGAGGTCCTGTTCATCACAGGCCAGCGCGTGGAACACGTCCTCTGTGGTGCGGCTCCACTCCGGCGCCTCCCGCCGCTTGGTGATTTCGATCCGGGAGACTTCGGCTCCGGTGGAGACGGCGAGACGGTGACCGGCAGGCGTGAATCGCTTAGCGCCCATCTCAGAGGTCCCGGGGTCCGAGTTCGCGGCGGAGGGCCTCATAACGGGACTGGGCTACCCCATGGCGCTGCCGGGCCATAAGGTCAGCGGCCAGACACAACAGCGCCTCCGTGAACGGGTCCGCGGTCTGGTGGCCCAGGATCTTCTCCACGGCCTCGCCCATGGTCATGCCGTCCATGAGGCCGGAGGCGGCCAAATTCTCCATGTATTCGGCGCCGATGATCTGGACAACCCGTGTGTCCCCCTCCACCAGGGCGGTGACCGCCCGGACGGCCAGGGCGTGCTTGTCCGCCGGGATGGCGTTGTTGATGAGGGGAAATACTTCGTTGGGGGTGTTCATTTTGTGTTCCCGCTTTCGATTTTGAGGGTTGCCTCTGCGATTAGGTGCTGTAGGCCCTTGGTGCCCATGCCGCCCGTTTCCTCATCCAGGGCGCCAACGTGGAGTCCGAGAATACGGCCGAGTCCGAGAATGAGGCCCGTTGCGGCGGCGTCGTCCCCGGAGTCGTTGGCGGCCTGGAGGATGTTGTCCAGGACCGCGGCAACTCCCAGGCGGTCCTCCGCCCGGAATGCGAGTCCCAGGCGGGCCGCGTGGATGAGGTCCACGTGGCGGATTTTTACGGCCTCCGTGAACGTATTGGGTTGGCGGTTAGGAGTTGTTGTCATGGTGTCCTCCGTGGGTGTGTGTGGGGGTTGTTTTGTCGTCTGTGGTCCGCGGTGACCGGGACGCCGCTCCTATAGGGAGGAGGAGCGGCGGTCACCTGCCAGGGATTACCGGGTGCCGGGGGTGACCGGAGGGGCGCGGTCACCCTGCATCCCTGTATTGGCGCGGATTTTAGGGTGGGTGACCGGAGGTGACCGGAACGGGCGCGGTCACCTTTTTTGGACCCGTCCGGAGGGTAGGTGACCGCGGGGGGAGCGGTCACCTAAACCAGCCCCTCAAGGGAGTCCTGCATGGGCATCCCGTGGCGGTCCCGGCGGGCCTTGATGGCGGCGTCCAGGACGTTGTTTGAGGCGGTGATCCCGGACCCGGAGAGGGCGGCCCGCAACGTTTTGCGGCCGGTGTCCAGCGGGAGGTCCTCCTGGTCCATGAACGCCACCACCGCCGCCTCCTTGTGCCGGAACGCGGCCGCGGCTCCGGCGCCCTCTACCTTGTGCCGGAGCGGATCCTGGAGGCGCTCAAAGATGAGTGTTTTCTCCGTGATGGGCATCCGGGCCGCTTCACAGTCCAGGCGGAAAGTTTTGTCCTGGACTACGGTGGAGAGCCTCCACACGGCGTCCACGTCACCGCTCTTGGCGGACCCGCCGCGCTGGCCTTTCGTTTCGTCCTTGCCGGAGTGGTCCAGCCGGACCAGGGAAACGCCGCGCTGTTTGAGCTTGAGGCCGGTGTGCCTGTAGAAGTTGAGCCAGGTGTCATTCTCGTTTTCCAGGCCCTCCACGGCGCGGGAGACGGTGTCTACCACCACCACCTCAGACCGGTAAGTGTCCAGGGCCGCCATGAGTTCCAAGGATCCGCGCTCAGTGTCCAGCGCGGCCATGGACGGGAATGACAGGTAGTCAAGCCGCCCCAGGTCCGCCGCCTGGTATCCCATGGCCTTGAGCCGGGGGATGACGTCCGCGTCAATGTCGTTCTCAAAGTCCACGTAGAGGACCCGCCGGGGCGCTGGCACTGTGCCCAGGACTTCCCGGCCGGAGGCGACGGCGGCGGCTATCTCCAGCATGAGGAGGGACTTTCCCATCTTGGGCGGGGAGTACAGCGCCACCAGCCGCCGGGCCGGGAGGATCGGCTCCACAATCCACTCCTGGACGATGGGACGGTCCCAACGATCCGCCCAGTTCACCACCGGGAGGACCCGCTCCACCACGCCCTGGACGTCCGCCACGGCCGGGGCCGCCTCGGCTACGGGGGCAAGGACCGCGAGCGCCACCGGCCGGTCCTCCGGCATGATGAGGCCCTCCAGTTGGGCGAGCGGATCCGCGCAAGGATCCGCGGTGGCCACGGACCGGGCGGCGGCGATACTCACGGCGCCGTCCTGGAGGCGGTCCCATTCCGCGGCGGCCTCCTCCGGCGTACGGTCTCCGTCCACGGCGTCCAGGAACTCGGACCGGACCACGCCCAGGGCCTCCAGCGCCCCGTTGTGGCCCTCCGCCGCCAGGTGGCAAACACCCATCGCGGCATCCATGGCCGCGTCATGCCTGGAGCGTTGCCCCAACGCGAGCGCCGCGGCGTAACCCTGGGCGGCGTGGGCCATCCGGCGGCAAGATTCCCCGGCCCCGCGGTCCGCCAGCCAGGCGTTGACGGCGGCGGCGTCCAGTGCGGCGGCTGTGACGTGTTGCTCAGTCGCGCCGGACGTGAGGCCGTCAATCCACGGTTGGGGCAGGGGTACCAGGTCCGCCGGGGAGGGGACGCCGCTGGCGCGGATGACGCCGTCCGGCCCGGTCCAGCGGTAGGTCCCGCCGTTGGGGTGGATCGACGGCCACACCACGGCGTAGCGGTGCCTGGTCTGGATGACCTCTATCCCGTTGCCCAGGTCCCCGGGCCACCGGAGTCCCTCCGGCACGCAATAGAGGCGGATCCCGGACACGCCGTCCGCCCTGGACCCGGTCCGCCACGTTTCCGGCAACGGCCCATAGGCGTCCTGGAGGGCGGCAAGGGTCCCGCCGCCGTCCTTGCCGTCATAGTGGTCCACGTCGATCCCGATAACGCCCGGGGGCAGACGGAGGGCTATGTTTCCGTCCGGGAACTGTTCGGACCAGTCATAGACGTCCGAGTAGCTGGGCCACGCCCCGTCCCGTCCCGTGTACCCGGCGGGCACGGGCTTTTTCTGGCGGGCCGGGATGGGCAGGACACCCAGCCACCCGGCGTCCCGGTACAGGTCGAACGCCTCCCCGTAAACGGCGCCTCCGCTGGGTAAACTCTGGGGAGGTAAAGCTTGGACGCCTTGCTGGTGAATCGCCCCGGATCCCCCACCGGGGCTTTTCTCTGCCCTCACGCTGATCCACCGCCCGGGCGGAGCAGGACGGCGATACGTTCGGACTGTTCCGGGCTGAGCGGCGGCCACGTCTCAACCAGGCGGCGGACGTGCTCCTGGAGGGTGAGCGCCTTGAGGTCCCGCTGGAGTTCCGTGTGGTCGCCGTTGGGGTGGTGGCGCTTGGCGGCGGCCACCTTGGCCTTGGCTGTGGTGATATCTTTCCGCGACATAGAAAGAGCCCTTTCGGGGATGCAAAAATCTGCACCTCACCGGAAGGGCTCGGTCTAACTCTGTCGCTAACGGGCCTGACAGCCAACCCGCCCGATGTTCTGGGCTATTGCTTGGGACTCTAGCATCTGCTCAGCCCCCAAGCATGTAGGTTGCCGTGTGGCGTGTCCTGTCGGCCTCCACCTCATCCAGGAGGGCAAGCACCTTGACCCAGGAGCCGCGCAAGTCCAGTCGGCGGCCCGCCGCCAGACAGGACAGGCACGTGACCGCCAGCGGATGGTCCAGCGGATTATCACCCTCAAAGTCCCCGGCCGTCATGTGATAGCGGCCCACGGACTTCCGGACCGTTGCCACCGTGTGCTTGCTGGGGCATTGGAGGACCACCATTCCGTCCAGGTTGTCCACCTGGATCCCCTTACTTTTGCGGCTCATGCTGCCTGTCCTTTCGGTTCAATCCGGATCTGGTCCGGCGTGAACCGGATCCCCTTACCTGCCTTTTCCACGGTGACGTCCATGAGGGCGCGGATAATCTGCCGCTTGTTCTCAAGGGGGAGGGCAGCCCACTGTTCCGGGACGTTCGCCGCCCCCGCGATGGCAGCCATCGGGTTGAGCGTCTCGTGGGCGCCAATGGCCCCCTCCACCGTGGCCAGGTCCGCGCCCAGCTTGCCCGCCTGTTCCCGGACCGCGGCGGCGGACAGGAGCCCGTCCGCCAGCATCGCCGCGAGGGCGTCACGGCGTTCACGTAGCTCCACGGCCCGCGCTCGCAGGGCGCGGAGGTCATCGGACCGGGAGAACAGGCGGGCCGCGTCCGGCCGGGACAGGATGCCCATGACCACGTCCTCCACCACGCCGTCCACCAGATCCATACGGCGGGTGATGTGGTAGCCGAAGCACCGGTACACCATGTTGTTGACCTTGCCTTTGCCCATGGGGGAGGCGTACATCTTGTCACCGCAGACGGAACAGACGCATATTCCCGATAGCAGGTACTTAGTGTTGAGATCCTGGGGTGCGGTCCGGCGACGCGGGTCCGTCAGTTTCTCCTCAAGGCGGCGGTGGGTTTCCTCGTCCAGGATGGCGTCCCATTCCCCGGACCCCATGTCCTCGCCGTTGTATATCCGGCGGCCTGCCATGCGCGGGTTGATAAGGAGCCGCCGGACCTGGGTGACACCCCACGCACCGCCAGCCGTGGTGGTGTAGCCCAGGCCGTTCCACTGTTTGGCAACGGAGGCGACGGTGGCGCCCTCAAGGATGCTCACGGCGCCCTCCCGGATCAGCCGGGCCTCATCCTCCACCACAAAGACCCCGGACTCCCCGCGGTCATATCCGAACGGGCGGCGTGACCAGTAGGCGTTACCCTCCGACGCGCGTTTCCTGTTGGCGGTCCGCTGACGGTTTCCCTTGTGCTGGACCTCCATGGCGGCAATGGCGGCCAGGATGGTTGCCACGGCAATGCCGGTAGGGTCGCCCAGGTCGATGGAGACGCCATGCACGGACGCTATGTTCACGTTCCGCGCCTTACCGGCGTCGATGACGCGGGTAAGGTCCGCGATGGAACGAGTGAGGCGGTCCAGGTGCCACACCACCAGGGCGTCCACCTGCCCGCGCTCAATGTCACCCACCAGTTGCTCAAAGCTGGGCCGGTTCTTGCCGCTGGACGCACTGATGGAGTTGTCCCGGTAGACCTTGGCCACCTCCCAGCCCTTGGCCTCCGCTATTAGACGGCAATCCCGCTCTTGACGTTCAATCGCGGCACCCTCGCCGGTCTTGTCCTCGCTCTGCCTCACATACACCGCTACGCGTTTCATGAGTCCACAGTAAGGGGTAAAGGTCACCATTGTGGTGCCGCTGGTATTCGGTGTCCTTCCGCTGACAGTTGTCTTTGCGGTGTTTCCCGGTATTGCGGCCATCAGCCTGGGCCTCTAGTGGGTCCCCGTGTAACGATCCGGCTCCGGACAATTGAAAAAGAAACGCTGGCCGGCGGCCGGTATTCCGCGGCACATAGAGAACTGGCACATAGGGAACTGGAACATCAAGAAATGGGACGAAAATGAATAATCTGGGAATTCGGCGTCGCCTATTGATCCTGCTCATCATGGCAGCCCTCTGGACCTCGGCCACAGCCAGTGCGTGGAGTACCGCGAAGGGGCTGCCACTTCCGGATGGTCCGGCAGAGGACCACCCGGAGCGTGGTGATGTCCCGGGCTGGGTAATGATCACCCTCATGTCAGCTGTCTTGGTCGCAGCTTTGCTCGCGCTTGCCGGCCCGGCACTCGAAACGATGTTCAACCAGGCCATGGACAAGGTCGGAAAGTAGGCCATGCGACGGCAGGGCCGGTCCGGACACGCAAGGAGGGCCGGCCGGCCAATGGATGAACGCGGCTCCGCGGTAGTGGACTTCGTGATGGTGGGCGGCCTGCTCACCATGTTTTTCCTGGCCATTATCCAGCTCGCCCTGGTCCTGCACGTCCGGAACACCCTGATC
Above is a window of Arthrobacter pascens DNA encoding:
- a CDS encoding recombinase family protein; this encodes MKRVAVYVRQSEDKTGEGAAIERQERDCRLIAEAKGWEVAKVYRDNSISASSGKNRPSFEQLVGDIERGQVDALVVWHLDRLTRSIADLTRVIDAGKARNVNIASVHGVSIDLGDPTGIAVATILAAIAAMEVQHKGNRQRTANRKRASEGNAYWSRRPFGYDRGESGVFVVEDEARLIREGAVSILEGATVASVAKQWNGLGYTTTAGGAWGVTQVRRLLINPRMAGRRIYNGEDMGSGEWDAILDEETHRRLEEKLTDPRRRTAPQDLNTKYLLSGICVCSVCGDKMYASPMGKGKVNNMVYRCFGYHITRRMDLVDGVVEDVVMGILSRPDAARLFSRSDDLRALRARAVELRERRDALAAMLADGLLSAAAVREQAGKLGADLATVEGAIGAHETLNPMAAIAGAANVPEQWAALPLENKRQIIRALMDVTVEKAGKGIRFTPDQIRIEPKGQAA
- a CDS encoding AAA family ATPase, encoding MRAEKSPGGGSGAIHQQGVQALPPQSLPSGGAVYGEAFDLYRDAGWLGVLPIPARQKKPVPAGYTGRDGAWPSYSDVYDWSEQFPDGNIALRLPPGVIGIDVDHYDGKDGGGTLAALQDAYGPLPETWRTGSRADGVSGIRLYCVPEGLRWPGDLGNGIEVIQTRHRYAVVWPSIHPNGGTYRWTGPDGVIRASGVPSPADLVPLPQPWIDGLTSGATEQHVTAAALDAAAVNAWLADRGAGESCRRMAHAAQGYAAALALGQRSRHDAAMDAAMGVCHLAAEGHNGALEALGVVRSEFLDAVDGDRTPEEAAAEWDRLQDGAVSIAAARSVATADPCADPLAQLEGLIMPEDRPVALAVLAPVAEAAPAVADVQGVVERVLPVVNWADRWDRPIVQEWIVEPILPARRLVALYSPPKMGKSLLMLEIAAAVASGREVLGTVPAPRRVLYVDFENDIDADVIPRLKAMGYQAADLGRLDYLSFPSMAALDTERGSLELMAALDTYRSEVVVVDTVSRAVEGLENENDTWLNFYRHTGLKLKQRGVSLVRLDHSGKDETKGQRGGSAKSGDVDAVWRLSTVVQDKTFRLDCEAARMPITEKTLIFERLQDPLRHKVEGAGAAAAFRHKEAAVVAFMDQEDLPLDTGRKTLRAALSGSGITASNNVLDAAIKARRDRHGMPMQDSLEGLV
- a CDS encoding phage major capsid protein; this encodes MSIHVKRAAALKSAQAIIDAAKSGGRDLTDQEVTQVEGLHAEIKGYDASIARVGGQKSLTQAIAEAAGPMGESGDGTQYLDLGSKAHAITLTYAMKGTTPEGAKALVTNGSVVVGTPLIDTTPVTLGRPLRSFLEAIPSVERPAAYSYLAQSVRTENAAVVSNGAVKPTSVLSLVKKDGKLSVIATLSELMDKFVLSDGEALQTWVGQELTQSVLTALETQVLSGNGTGDNLTGLANTSGIQTFTSTAGNTDKLVELRKALTKLETAGEVPVQFILNPADWEALTIKRNASGEFDTGSAINAETRKAWGVPVALSNSLAANSYYLLGEGAAVIGRDAGIVTEWGTPGDAFTRNQVQARTEGRFSLECRRPSAVLKGTFVTV
- a CDS encoding LuxR C-terminal-related transcriptional regulator, whose translation is MKIFISWSGEESQQVARALKAFLKKLLQATEPWMSEVDIQPGTRWSERIASELQLSQFGIICVTPENRSSEWINFEAGALSIAMGDLDRKVVPLLIGFEERGDLHRGPLGLFNAVRFMEDDVWKLVLTLNGELEVGLDGNDLRELFDVFWPKLEVEVAKLQELAGTPKLPKKSQSELTQEILDTVLEIQRQLQLQSKGDESIPLAALLAAAGPTWPTASPTQRVSDRYVVSERRPDKALTTREREIARLAQSGMSIREIAQLLTLSSRTVEGHLYQIFAKLGITSFSDLPTDRESGSDKDA